One stretch of Chitinophaga pendula DNA includes these proteins:
- a CDS encoding quinol:cytochrome C oxidoreductase, with amino-acid sequence MKDQFVVPARLKTTSFVLMGIGLLTLLIGLFALHGEHGATRFWAGLLQNSTFFLLVVLASTFFIGATTLAHGGWQIAFRRVPEAISMAVPVLGAIAFLVLMILVFGEKEHIYHWVNAEHVKHDRILNFKSPFLNKSFFTIATAITIGLWIFFTIRLRRMSIEEDSWDLSRETGKKLIWRNTVWCGGFIVIFALSVGSTTPWIWLMSIDAHWYSTMYSWYTFASTWVSGLSLIALFVIYLKGKGYLPYVNEEHLHDLGKFMFAFSVFWTYLWFSQYMLIWYANIPEETVYFQPRVWGPFRPVFFLNLLINFVTPLLILMKRDVKRNYTTVAVMAGVIIFGHWLDFFQMVMPATVKELHFPWYELGLGLGFVGLIILIVSNQLTKAPLTPKNHPYLKESIVHHT; translated from the coding sequence ATGAAAGACCAATTTGTAGTACCGGCAAGATTAAAAACGACCAGCTTCGTGTTAATGGGCATTGGCTTGCTGACTTTATTGATCGGATTATTTGCGCTTCACGGTGAGCATGGCGCTACACGTTTCTGGGCTGGCCTGTTACAGAACAGTACTTTCTTCCTTTTGGTGGTACTGGCCAGTACTTTCTTTATTGGAGCTACCACACTGGCACATGGTGGCTGGCAGATCGCCTTCAGGCGTGTACCTGAAGCCATCTCAATGGCGGTACCTGTATTGGGTGCGATTGCCTTCTTAGTGCTGATGATCCTGGTATTCGGTGAAAAAGAGCACATTTACCACTGGGTGAATGCAGAGCACGTAAAACATGACCGGATACTGAATTTCAAATCTCCTTTCCTGAACAAGAGCTTCTTTACTATAGCGACTGCTATTACTATTGGTCTCTGGATATTCTTTACGATCAGACTCCGCAGGATGTCTATCGAAGAAGATAGCTGGGATCTGAGCAGAGAGACCGGTAAAAAACTGATCTGGAGAAATACGGTATGGTGCGGTGGTTTCATTGTAATATTTGCACTGAGCGTAGGTTCTACTACTCCGTGGATCTGGTTGATGAGCATCGATGCGCACTGGTACTCCACTATGTACAGCTGGTATACATTTGCCAGCACCTGGGTATCGGGTCTTTCCCTGATCGCATTGTTCGTGATCTACCTGAAAGGTAAAGGCTATCTGCCTTATGTAAATGAGGAGCACCTGCATGACCTTGGTAAATTCATGTTTGCGTTCAGCGTATTCTGGACTTACCTGTGGTTCTCCCAGTATATGCTGATCTGGTATGCTAACATTCCTGAGGAAACTGTTTACTTCCAGCCACGTGTATGGGGACCTTTCCGTCCGGTTTTCTTCCTGAACCTGTTGATCAACTTTGTTACACCGCTGCTCATACTGATGAAACGCGATGTAAAACGTAACTATACTACTGTTGCAGTAATGGCTGGTGTGATCATCTTCGGTCACTGGCTGGATTTCTTCCAGATGGTGATGCCTGCGACGGTGAAAGAGTTGCACTTCCCCTGGTACGAACTGGGTCTGGGCCTGGGATTTGTGGGTCTGATTATACTGATCGTTTCCAATCAGCTGACGAAAGCGCCGCTGACGCCGAAAAACCATCCGTATTTGAAAGAAAGTATTGTACACCACACCTAG